A window of Aurantibacillus circumpalustris genomic DNA:
TCGGAACGTTTAAGAGAATTTTAAAAGTTTGTAGCACCGATGACTCTTCATTTAGAAAAGCAAGTAAACGGTTAATAGGATTTAACTTAAACAATAAAGTAAACACATCACGTGACGGTATTTTTTTCTCGTTTAAAACGTCAAGTAAAATACTATCAAACATTAAAAAGGTTTTGCTTCTTTTATAAGAGCGCAATAGAGAAACATTATTTTCGAGTTGATTAATAATTTGCTGAGTATTTTGCTGAATAAAATAGAAAGTATATCCTGTGCTTGGTTTGCTGTTGCCACCGGCAGTGCCAATATTAATAACCCGCTCTCCGAATGTATTTATAAACTCACCTTCCGTCATAGGAATTTCTCCTTGCTCAACAGATTCGATTGTGTATTCCTTACAATCTAAATCTATTTCAATGTATCTTTTTAGTTCTGAAGCATAAAGATCATCTGAAATTTTTTCTGGAGAAAAGCCTGTATACTCTATTAACGCTTCATTCTTCGAAAAAGGGAGTGTGTAAAAAAAGCGACAATCGTTATACTGTTCCGTGTTAAAATTCATAAACGAAGGACAGGTTTCGTCAAAAACGGGTTTTTCTGTTTTAATCACCCAACCCATAAAATGCTGAACATAATTAATTTCTTTTTTACGCAAACGAAGCGTTCTAACAGCACTATTAAAGATGTAGTTGGCGTTGTATGAATAAGTGGGAGTTGTTAGTACAGCTTTATTTTCATGGGTTTCAATAGCGCGTATTTCATCGGTTATAATTTCAAAACGAGCGTCTGCTTTTAGTTTTTTTAAACAGTGGTCGTAGAAATCAACGCCTCTTATCATTAAGTAGTGATAGGGATTAAGCTGATATTCTTTTTTGAACTGATTGCTTTCAAAAGTAAACTTATCCCATTTTCTAAACACTATTGAATCAAACCAATTTTCTTTTTCTTTGGTCCAGAAACACCAAGTGCGATCGTTTTTATTTTTGAGATCTTTATCAATTAACAAGATTTTCTCGAATTTAACTTGAGAATTCAGTAACTGTAGTGCAAGGGATAAACCCGCGCAACCCATGCCGGCAATAATAAAATCGTATTCTTGGGAATCATCCATTTTTTAATATGAAGTTTGCTTCACAATAGTTTTATTTTTTTGGAAAACTCTAATTAGAGCTTTCAAATAAATGCATTCACTCTCGTGGTTTAAATATTGAAACGCTTTTAAAGATAAAAAACTTGTGTGAAATTAAACTCGTTAAATGATCACACAAAATTAAAAAGTTTAATAAGATACATGAAGCCAAAGAAAAAAACCTGCAATACTAGAATAATGTAAGCTGTTTTTTTATTACCGCTTCCAACATAATTTTGTAATAGGAATGAAGTAATGAAAGAGATAATAAACCAACCAAGATAATTATGTATTCCGGCAAATCCAGTTTTAAAATGCCAAAAGTCTAAAGAAGGCGCTAATTGTTCAATCAATAGATCAATAACAGTAATAAGGCCTGCAGAACAAAGCGCATTTAGAGCCTTGTTTGAGGTCAGCGATTTAGTAAGTATAATTCCACAGGTTACCAATAGTGCCCAGTTTAGTGATATTACCAATGGAACCCCAAGTAATTTATATCCCAAGGTGCTGCCATAATGGTAATCACCAAAAACAAATCCTGTCTTTACACCAATAACCTCTGACGCAAAACCAATAATTGCAATACATAAAAATCCTAAAACAAAATTTAATTTACTTAGTGGTTGATATATAAGAAAAACAATGCAAGTTAACGAGAGTGTATAGGGTGTAAATGGAATAAAAAAAGAAGGTTGTATAAGTAAGCCTATGGCTCCTGATACATAAACCAGAATTAGAAAGTAAAGCAAATATTTTCGCAAATTGTTAAGCATAAATTTTTAGAGTATCAATTAAACAACTTGCATTGAAGCGCTCAAACAAATAAGATAAAATAGTTAATGACACGCAATATTTAGCATATGAGTACGCGCTTCTTTCAAACAGCTGCTCCTTACGACCATGTGCTAAAAAACGAGTAGAAATCAACATATTGGCCATGTAGTAGGCTGTAATATTTGTGGTTACTTTAATTTGACTTTAAACAAAAATAGTCGATTTTTGTTTAACTTGTTAATCATGACTAAAAAGAAGGTTGCTGTTATAGGAGCGGGATTTAGTGGGCTTTCCGCAGCGTGTTATTTGGCTAAATTTGGTTTTGATGTAACTGTTTACGAAAAACACGAAGAAGTTGGTGGTCGCTCGAGAAGTTATCAGGAGGATGGTTTTGTTTTTGATATGGGCCCGAGCTGGTACTGGATGCCTGATATATTTGAAAAATTCTTTAACGATTTTGGTAAAGAAGTTTCAGATTATTATGATTTAGTAAGATTATCTCCTAGTTATAAAGTTTTTTTTAAGGATGATCAATTAGAAGTTCCGGCTTCGTTGGAAGGGATTTATGATCTTTTTGAAAGATACGAGCCAGGTAGCAGTAAAAATTTAAAAGATTTTTTGACTGAAGCGAAATACAAGTATAATGTTGGGATGCATGATCTTGTTTACAAGCCTGGTATAAAAATTTCTGAACTGATTGATTTTAAGCTTATTTCTGGCGTTTTTAAACTAGATGTTTTTAAAAGCATGAGCGCGCATGTGCGCAAATTATTCAAGAATGAAAAACTAATTCAACTGCTTGAATTTCCGGTTCTTTTTTTGGGAGCACTTCCAGAAAACACGCCTGCCTTGTATAGCTTAATGAACTATGCTGATTTTGCCCTAGGGACATGGTATCCCATGGGAGGCATGCAAAAAATTAGTCACGGCATGTTAAATCTTGCTAAAGAACTCGGCGTTAAATTTGAAACGGGCGTTGATATTCAAAAAATTACTGTTGAACAATCTTTGGCTAAATCTATTTTTGCGGAAAAAGAACATAACAGTTTTGATGCGCTAATTTCTTCAGCTGATTATCAGTTTACGGAACAAAAGCTTTTGGAACCTCAAAACAGAAGGTATAGCAAGCATTATTGGGAAAGCCGAAAAATGGCACCCAGTTGTTTGATATATTATATTGGCGTAAAAGGACGTGTTGATAATTTGTTGCACCATAATTTATTTTTTGATGAAGATTTTGGAAAACATGCTAAGGAAATATATTCCCACCCTAAATGGCCTGATAAGCCACTGTTTTATGTA
This region includes:
- a CDS encoding phytoene desaturase family protein, which produces MTKKKVAVIGAGFSGLSAACYLAKFGFDVTVYEKHEEVGGRSRSYQEDGFVFDMGPSWYWMPDIFEKFFNDFGKEVSDYYDLVRLSPSYKVFFKDDQLEVPASLEGIYDLFERYEPGSSKNLKDFLTEAKYKYNVGMHDLVYKPGIKISELIDFKLISGVFKLDVFKSMSAHVRKLFKNEKLIQLLEFPVLFLGALPENTPALYSLMNYADFALGTWYPMGGMQKISHGMLNLAKELGVKFETGVDIQKITVEQSLAKSIFAEKEHNSFDALISSADYQFTEQKLLEPQNRRYSKHYWESRKMAPSCLIYYIGVKGRVDNLLHHNLFFDEDFGKHAKEIYSHPKWPDKPLFYVCCPSKTDTTVAPVGHENLFILIPVAPGLEDTQEIRDNYLKAVLIRLKEKTGFDVENNTVHLKSYAPSNFISDYNAYKGNAYGLANTLLQTAHLKPGIRSKKVKNLFYAGQLTVPGPGVPPSLISGKLAAEQVLNYL
- a CDS encoding lycopene cyclase family protein, with the translated sequence MDDSQEYDFIIAGMGCAGLSLALQLLNSQVKFEKILLIDKDLKNKNDRTWCFWTKEKENWFDSIVFRKWDKFTFESNQFKKEYQLNPYHYLMIRGVDFYDHCLKKLKADARFEIITDEIRAIETHENKAVLTTPTYSYNANYIFNSAVRTLRLRKKEINYVQHFMGWVIKTEKPVFDETCPSFMNFNTEQYNDCRFFYTLPFSKNEALIEYTGFSPEKISDDLYASELKRYIEIDLDCKEYTIESVEQGEIPMTEGEFINTFGERVINIGTAGGNSKPSTGYTFYFIQQNTQQIINQLENNVSLLRSYKRSKTFLMFDSILLDVLNEKKIPSRDVFTLLFKLNPINRLLAFLNEESSVLQTFKILLNVPKKQFIPSGYKKVLRLFNKTDN
- a CDS encoding carotenoid biosynthesis protein translates to MLNNLRKYLLYFLILVYVSGAIGLLIQPSFFIPFTPYTLSLTCIVFLIYQPLSKLNFVLGFLCIAIIGFASEVIGVKTGFVFGDYHYGSTLGYKLLGVPLVISLNWALLVTCGIILTKSLTSNKALNALCSAGLITVIDLLIEQLAPSLDFWHFKTGFAGIHNYLGWFIISFITSFLLQNYVGSGNKKTAYIILVLQVFFFGFMYLIKLFNFV